Proteins from a genomic interval of Drosophila melanogaster chromosome 2R:
- the CG33752 gene encoding uncharacterized protein, whose translation MRFIIIRVFCTITLSLEINGESITRHTNVKCEVLDKSFAEFPVCKLNVLGRGIIAESVYMKFLKLPIKKISVNFTVYKKLSGYHPFLFNVTVDFCHYMKHPNPMNIFHYFYTAVKPYSNFNHSCPYNVSESYHDILVKDFVLTDTMFAKIPLPTGNYMFSIKLATDDVWRVVLNTYFDVNVENKY comes from the exons ATGAGGTTTATAATAATTAGAGTGTTTTGCACTATAACATTGAGTTTAGAGATCAACGGAGAGAGTATTACCCGGCATACAAATGTCAAGTGTGAAGTATTGGACAAATCGTTTGCAGAGTTCCCCGTTTGTAAACTCAATGTTTTGGGTCGTGGTATAATCGCGGAGAGCGTGTACATGAAATTCTTAAAGCTTCCTATTAAAAAAATTAGTGTAAACTTTACTGTCTATAAGAAGTTGTCGGGATACCATCCGTTTCTATTCAATGTCACCGTTGATTTCTGTCACTATATGAAACATCCCAATCCtatgaacatttttcactACTTCTACACCGCTGTGAAGCCCTATAGTAATTTCAATCATTCTTGTCCTTACAACGTAAGTGAATCATAC CATGATATACTGGTAAAGGACTTTGTCTTGACCGATACAATGTTCGCGAAAATTCCGCTTCCAACGGGAAACTACATGTTTAGTATTAAATTGGCCACCGACGATGTGTGGAGAGTGGTCCTTAATACGTATTTTGACGTTAATGTGGAAAATAAGTATTaa